Proteins co-encoded in one Pseudomonas fluorescens genomic window:
- the urtA gene encoding urea ABC transporter substrate-binding protein produces the protein MKRRSLIKAFTLTASIAAMGMTWTVQAAETIKVGILHSLSGTMAISETSLKDMALMTIDEINAKGGVNGKMLEPVVVDPASNWPLFAEKGRQLLTQDKVAVVFGCWTSVSRKSVLPVFEELNGLLFYPVQYEGEEMSPNVFYTGAAPNQQAIPAVEYLMSEEGGGAKRYFLLGTDYVYPRTTNKILRSFLHSKGVADKDIEEVYTPFGHSDYQTIVANIKKFSAGGKTAVISTVNGDSNVPFYKELANQGLKATDVPVVAFSVGEEELRGIDTKPLVGNLAAWNYFESVENPVNKKFVADWKAYAKKHNLPGADKAVTNDPMEATYVGIHMWAQAAEKAKSTDVDKVREALGGQTFAAPSGYTLTMDKTNHHLHKPVMIGEIQADGQFNVVWQTEGPIRAQPWSPFIQGNDKKPDYAVKSN, from the coding sequence ATGAAGCGTCGCAGTTTGATCAAGGCTTTCACACTCACGGCATCGATTGCCGCGATGGGCATGACCTGGACGGTACAGGCCGCCGAGACCATCAAGGTCGGGATTCTGCATTCGTTGTCCGGCACCATGGCGATCTCCGAAACATCGCTCAAGGACATGGCGTTGATGACCATCGACGAGATCAACGCCAAGGGCGGCGTGAACGGCAAGATGCTTGAACCGGTGGTGGTCGACCCGGCGTCGAACTGGCCGCTGTTCGCAGAGAAGGGCCGGCAGTTGCTGACCCAGGACAAGGTCGCGGTGGTGTTCGGCTGCTGGACTTCGGTGTCGCGCAAATCGGTGCTGCCGGTGTTCGAAGAACTCAACGGCCTGCTGTTCTACCCGGTGCAATATGAAGGCGAAGAGATGTCGCCGAACGTGTTCTACACCGGCGCCGCGCCGAACCAGCAAGCGATCCCGGCGGTTGAATACCTGATGAGCGAAGAAGGTGGCGGCGCCAAGCGCTACTTCCTGCTCGGCACCGACTACGTCTACCCGCGCACCACCAACAAGATCCTGCGTTCGTTCCTCCATTCCAAAGGCGTCGCGGATAAAGACATCGAAGAGGTCTACACCCCGTTCGGCCACAGCGACTATCAAACCATCGTCGCCAACATCAAAAAATTCTCGGCCGGCGGCAAGACCGCTGTGATCTCCACCGTGAATGGCGACTCCAACGTGCCGTTCTACAAAGAGCTGGCCAACCAGGGCCTGAAGGCGACCGACGTACCGGTGGTGGCGTTCTCGGTGGGTGAAGAAGAATTGCGCGGCATCGACACCAAGCCGCTGGTGGGCAACCTCGCAGCGTGGAACTACTTCGAGTCGGTGGAGAACCCGGTGAACAAGAAATTCGTCGCCGACTGGAAAGCCTACGCGAAGAAACACAACCTGCCGGGCGCCGACAAAGCGGTGACCAACGACCCGATGGAAGCCACCTACGTCGGTATCCACATGTGGGCGCAGGCGGCGGAGAAAGCCAAATCCACCGACGTCGACAAGGTCCGCGAAGCCCTCGGCGGCCAGACCTTCGCCGCGCCGTCCGGCTACACCCTGACCATGGACAAGACCAACCACCACCTGCACAAACCGGTGATGATCGGCGAGATCCAGGCCGACGGTCAGTTCAACGTGGTGTGGCAGACCGAGGGGCCGATTCGGGCACAGCCTTGGAGCCCGTTCATTCAGGGCAACGACAAGAAGCCGGATTATGCGGTGAAGAGCAACTGA
- a CDS encoding FecCD family ABC transporter permease: MIDRRYALLLIALGAVLLVSCVVSLGFGPARVPVDVVWRILQHKLFGLGVPDWSAGQELIVWLIRVPRMLLGALVGAGLALIGAVLQAVTRNPLADPHLLGVTSGATLGAVIVVLHVGEIVGLLTLPIAAFIGALLSMFLVLGIANRQGRLDSDRLLLCGVAVSFVMMAIANLLLFMGDHRASSAVMFWMLGGLGLARWELLAVPALSVLLGLILLIGMARPLNALMAGEQTAVTLGLNARAVRLRVFVIASLMTGVLVSISGSIGFVGLMVPHIARRLIGAEHRRLLPVCVLLGSVFLVWVDVAARTLIAPEDLPIGVATAALGGLFFIGLMRRR, from the coding sequence ATGATCGATCGTCGCTATGCGCTGCTGCTGATCGCCCTCGGTGCCGTGCTGCTGGTGTCGTGCGTGGTGTCGCTGGGCTTCGGCCCGGCGCGGGTGCCGGTGGACGTGGTGTGGCGGATTCTGCAGCACAAACTGTTCGGCCTCGGCGTGCCGGACTGGAGCGCCGGCCAGGAGCTCATCGTCTGGCTGATCCGCGTGCCGCGCATGTTGCTCGGTGCATTGGTGGGTGCAGGGCTGGCGTTGATCGGCGCGGTGCTGCAAGCGGTGACGCGCAATCCGCTGGCCGATCCGCACTTGCTCGGCGTCACCTCCGGTGCCACCCTCGGTGCAGTGATCGTGGTGCTGCACGTCGGTGAAATCGTCGGCCTGCTGACCTTGCCGATCGCCGCATTCATCGGCGCATTGTTGAGCATGTTTCTGGTGCTGGGCATCGCCAACCGTCAGGGGCGGCTGGACAGTGATCGTCTGCTGCTGTGCGGCGTGGCCGTGTCGTTCGTGATGATGGCGATCGCCAACCTGCTGCTGTTCATGGGCGATCACCGGGCAAGTTCAGCGGTGATGTTCTGGATGCTCGGCGGACTCGGTCTGGCGCGCTGGGAATTGTTGGCGGTGCCGGCGCTCAGCGTGTTGCTCGGACTGATTCTGCTGATCGGCATGGCCCGTCCGCTGAACGCCTTGATGGCCGGCGAACAGACCGCCGTCACCCTCGGCCTGAATGCCCGGGCGGTGCGTCTGCGGGTGTTCGTGATTGCTTCGTTGATGACCGGGGTACTGGTGTCGATCAGTGGTTCCATCGGCTTTGTCGGGCTGATGGTGCCGCACATTGCCCGGCGTTTGATCGGTGCAGAGCACCGGCGTCTGCTGCCGGTGTGCGTGTTGCTCGGCAGCGTATTCCTCGTCTGGGTCGACGTCGCCGCACGCACGCTGATTGCTCCCGAAGACCTGCCCATCGGCGTCGCCACCGCGGCCCTCGGCGGGCTGTTCTTCATCGGCCTGATGCGCCGTCGCTGA
- a CDS encoding ABC transporter substrate-binding protein — protein sequence MTARSLLCLALLLGTTQAFAEATKYPLTIQSCNREVTFEQAPKHAVSHDINMTQMMLALGLKSKMAGYSGVSGWKSVTPEMQSLLDGLPELAAKYPSVETLLNANVDFFFAGWDYGMRVGGDLTPQTLQPLGINVYELTESCAFVMKRPAATLDDTYNDLRNLGKIFDVQDRANALIADMQSQVAEIRKNLPAEKPRVFLYDSGEDRAMTSGRLGMPQALIDAAGGRNVLDDVEASWTRVNWETVVERNPQVIVIVDYSEITAEQKIEFLLKNKALQSVDAIKNQRFIVIPYVQATPGIDNVLAVETLAKGFHGE from the coding sequence ATGACTGCGCGCTCCCTGCTTTGCCTCGCTCTGTTGCTGGGCACCACTCAAGCCTTTGCCGAGGCCACGAAGTACCCGCTGACGATCCAGAGCTGCAACCGCGAAGTGACCTTCGAGCAAGCGCCGAAACACGCGGTCAGTCACGACATCAATATGACCCAGATGATGCTCGCCCTCGGCCTCAAGTCGAAGATGGCCGGTTACAGCGGCGTCAGTGGCTGGAAATCGGTAACGCCTGAAATGCAGAGCCTGCTCGACGGTCTGCCGGAACTGGCAGCCAAGTACCCGTCGGTGGAAACCCTGCTCAACGCCAACGTCGATTTCTTCTTCGCCGGCTGGGATTACGGCATGCGCGTCGGCGGTGATCTCACGCCGCAGACCCTGCAACCGCTGGGCATCAACGTCTATGAACTGACCGAATCCTGCGCCTTCGTGATGAAGCGCCCGGCCGCCACGCTGGACGACACTTACAACGATCTGCGCAACCTCGGAAAGATTTTCGACGTGCAGGACCGCGCCAACGCGCTGATCGCCGACATGCAAAGTCAGGTCGCGGAAATCCGCAAAAACCTGCCCGCTGAAAAACCACGGGTGTTCCTGTACGACAGCGGCGAAGACCGCGCCATGACCTCCGGCCGCCTCGGCATGCCGCAGGCGCTGATCGACGCCGCCGGCGGGCGCAACGTGCTCGATGACGTAGAAGCGAGCTGGACCCGGGTCAACTGGGAAACCGTGGTCGAGCGCAATCCGCAGGTGATCGTGATCGTCGACTACAGCGAAATCACCGCCGAGCAGAAGATCGAATTCCTGCTGAAGAACAAGGCACTGCAATCGGTGGACGCGATCAAGAACCAGCGTTTCATCGTCATCCCTTACGTGCAGGCCACGCCGGGGATCGACAACGTGCTCGCAGTTGAAACCCTGGCCAAAGGGTTCCACGGCGAATGA